One genomic segment of Centroberyx gerrardi isolate f3 chromosome 4, fCenGer3.hap1.cur.20231027, whole genome shotgun sequence includes these proteins:
- the znf319b gene encoding uncharacterized protein znf319b, producing MDWATPAAKLNPYTRARMTEAWQQHAVAPPPVVHTIPPGAENALGCAVYGIVLQPDPPSLQQQQQQQTQHGQHGQQHGGQQHGGGQHSQQQHPAQAQQPSLQVGTEGGHKCGACGHDISHLANPHEHQCMVSQDRSFQCTQCMKIFHQATDLLEHQCVQVEQKPFVCGVCKMGFSLLTSLAQHHTSHNSTNPMKCSICEKTYRPGSSGNATPTSSATNPQQPNGDGASTSSSSSTLPFPSARDRPYKCSVCQKGFKHLSELTRHERVHTGEKPFKCDTCDKAFSQSSHLAHHQRTHSNERPFKCAVCEKSFKHRSHLVRHMYAHSGEHLFKCNLCELHFKESSELLHHPCHPQGARPFRCATCGKGFKRPSDLRQHERTHSEERPFHCDECQMSFKQQYALVRHRRTHKDPTDRPFKCNLCDKGFMQPSHLLYHQHVHGMDNLFKCASCQKEFSQSGELLRHKCGESSNSSPDKPYKCDVCGKGYKKSSTLQRHQNSHCQEKPLKCSLCDRRFLSSSEFVQHRCDPSREKPLKCPDCEKRFKYSSDLNRHRRVHTGEKPYKCANCNKGFKQREHLTKHQSTHSREGQFKCVWCGERFSDLGSLQDHTVQHTAEGGGYPVPPCI from the exons ATGGA TTGGGCCACACCAGCTGCCAAACTGAATCCCTACACCCGAGCCCGCATGACAGAGGCCTGGCAGCAACATGCTGTCGCTCCACCTCCGGTCGTCCACACCATCCCTCCGGGAGCTGAGAATGCGTTGGGCTGTGCCGTGTATGGCATCGTCCTGCAGCCGGACCCTCCGtctctacagcagcagcagcagcagcagacccaGCACGGCCAGCACGGCCAACAACATGGTGGCCAGCAGCACGGAGGAGGGCAGCacagtcagcagcagcaccccGCCCAGGCCCAGCAGCCTTCCCTACAGGTAGGAACCGAAGGAGGGCACAAGTGTGGGGCCTGTGGGCACGATATCTCCCACCTGGCCAACCCACACGAGCACCAGTGCATGGTCAGTCAGGACAGGTCGTTCCAGTGCACCCAGTGCATGAAGATCTTCCACCAGGCGACAGACCTGCTGGAGCACCAGTGTGTTCAAGTGGAGCAGAAGCCCTTTGTGTGCGGGGTGTGTAAGATGGGCTTCTCCCTGCTCACCTCTCTTGCCCAGCACCACACATCCCATAACAGCACCAACCCAATGAAGTGCTCGATCTGTGAGAAGACCTACCGACCCGGTTCCTCTGGCAACGCCACGCCCACTTCCTCAGCAACCAATCCCCAGCAGCCTAACGGTGATGGGGCATCGACCAGCAGCAGCTCTTCCACCCTGCCCTTCCCCTCGGCCAGAGACCGGCCGTACAAATGCTCCGTCTGCCAGAAGGGCTTCAAGCACCTGTCGGAGCTCACCCGTCACGAGAGGGTGCACACAGGAGAGAAGCCCTTCAAGTGCGACACGTGCGACAAGGCCTTCAGCCAGTCGTCTCATCTAGCGCACCACCAGCGGACGCACAGCAACGAACGGCCCTTCAAGTGCGCTGTGTGCGAGAAGAGTTTCAAGCACCGCTCGCACCTAGTTCGCCACATGTATGCCCACTCTGGGGAGCACTTGTTCAAATGCAACTTATGCGAGCTGCACTTCAAGGAGTCGTCTGAGCTCCTCCACCATCCCTGCCACCCGCAGGGTGCCCGCCCCTTCCGCTGCGCAACTTGTGGCAAGGGTTTCAAGCGTCCCTCTGACCTGCGGCAGCACGAGCGCACGCACTCGGAAGAGCGTCCCTTCCATTGTGATGAGTGCCAGATGAGTTTCAAGCAGCAGTACGCGTTAGTGCGCCACCGACGCACACACAAGGACCCTACCGACCGGCCGTTCAAATGCAACCTGTGCGACAAGGGCTTCATGCAGCCCTCTCACCTGCTCTACCACCAGCACGTCCACGGCATGGACAATCTGTTCAAGTGCGCCTCATGCCAGAAGGAGTTCAGCCAGTCAGGAGAGCTGCTCAGACACAAGTGCGGCGAGTCGTCCAACAGCTCGCCCGACAAGCCGTATAAGTGTGACGTGTGCGGCAAGGGCTACAAGAAGAGCTCGACGCTACAGCGTCACCAGAACTCCCACTGCCAGGAGAAGCCCCTGAAGTGCTCGCTCTGCGACCgccgcttcctctcctcctctgaatTCGTCCAGCATCGCTGCGACCCGTCGCGCGAGAAGCCGCTGAAGTGCCCCGACTGTGAGAAACGTTTCAAGTACTCGTCGGATCTGAACCGCCACCGGCGCGTGCACACGGGGGAGAAGCCGTACAAGTGTGCCAACTGCAACAAGGGCTTCAAGCAGCGGGAGCACCTGACCAAACACCAGAGCACTCACTCCAGAGAGGGCCAgttcaagtgtgtgtggtgcggcGAGCGCTTCAGCGACTTGGGCTCCCTGCAGGATCACACCGTGCAGCACACGGCCGAGGGAGGTGGCTACCCCGTGCCCCCCTGCATATAG